A single window of Vigna radiata var. radiata cultivar VC1973A chromosome 4, Vradiata_ver6, whole genome shotgun sequence DNA harbors:
- the LOC106758847 gene encoding receptor-like protein kinase ANXUR2, protein MFPKCLGFCGWKHTSSSQKQYPTVIQELCHQFSLTDIKKSTNNFASTRLIGYSSFGKVYKGRLQLLDGTEYSVAITRLFAEEGNEGRDWFKKEVELLCQLRHPNCVSLIGFCNHKKEKILVHEYTSNGSLNQHILRGGKTEALSWRKRIEICIGVARGLHYLHAGLKRNIIHRDVCLRNILLDGHMEPKLAGFCRSIQGAHFMSKPKAIPIDEFTWGSYGYHPIHDFRDTTVTDKCDVFTFGLLLLEVVCGRRHSDMRRVDGFLEKPVEENINLNIKGKIVPDCWKVFIDIIQRCVNYEADERPTMGEIEVQLEYALSLQEQADITNIDGDYILLSKTIINPR, encoded by the exons ATGTTTCCTAAATGTTTGGGTTTCTGCGGTTGGAAGCACACAAGTTCATCTCAGAAACAGTATCCAACGGTAATACAAGAGTTGTGCCATCAATTTTCTCTCACTGATATTAAGAAATCCACAAACAACTTTGCCAGTACCAGACTAATTGGATATTCAAGCTTTGGTAAAGTATACAAAGGTCGCCTCCAACTCCTGGATGGTACTGAATATTCAGTTGCAATAACGCGATTGTTTGCAGAAGAAGGCAATGAAGGACGCGACTGGTTTAAGAAAGAAGTAGAGTTGCTCTGTCAGCTTCGTCACCCTAATTGTGTGTCTCTTATAGGATTCTGCAACCACAAGAAAGAGAAGATTCTTGTGCATGAGTACACGTCCAATGGATCTCTAAATCAACACATACTAAGAGGTGGGAAAACAGAAGCACTGTCATGGAGGAAAAGGATAGAGATATGCATAGGAGTAGCTCGTGGACTACACTACCTTCACGCTGGACTCAAGCGCAACATTATTCACCGTGACGTTTGTCTCAGAAACATTCTTCTGGACGGCCACATGGAACCAAAACTTGCAGGTTTCTGCCGTAGCATTCAGGGAGCACACTTTATGTCAAAGCCAAAAGCAATTCCAATAGATGAATTTACTTGgg GTAGTTATGGCTACCATCCTATACACGACTTCAGAGACACTACCGTCACAGATAAATGTGATGTTTTCACATTTGGTTTGCTTCTTCTAGAAGTAGTGTGTGGAAGAAGGCATTCTGATATGAGAAGAGTGGATGGATTTCTGGAGAAGCCTGTTGAGGAgaatattaatttgaatatcAAAGGAAAGATTGTGCCAGATTGTTGGAAAGTCTTTATAGATATCATCCAAAGATGTGTGAATTATGAAGCAGATGAGCGACCAACTATGGGTGAGATTGAGGTGCAACTTGAGTATGCTCTGTCGTTGCAGGAACAAGCAGATATCACAAACATCGATGGTGATTACATCTTATTGTCTAAAACCATTATTAACCCAAGATGA